AACTCGAAAGATGATGTATACAGCCTGACACCTGCCCGGTGCTGGAAGGTTAAGAGGAGATGTCATACGCAAGTTGCAGCATTGAATTGAAGCCCCAGTAAACGGCGGCCGTAACTATAACGGTCCTAAGGTAGCGAAATTCCTTGTCGGGTAAGTTCCGACCTGCACGAATGGTGTAATGATCCGGACGCTGTCTCGGCCACGATCTCAGTGAAATTGTAGTATCGGTGAAGATGCCGATTACCCGCGATGGGACGAAAAGACCCCGTGAACCTTTACTACAGCTTAGCACTGACCTTGGTCATCGGATGTGTAGGATAGGCCGGAGGCTATGAAGCGGCGTCGCCAGGCGTTGTGGAGCCATCCTTGAAATACGGCCCTTCTGCTGCCTGAGGTCTAACGGGTGATAATCCGGACACTGCTTGGTGGGTAGTTTGACTGGGGTGGTCGCCTCCAAAAGCGTAACGGAGGCTTCCAAAGGTGCCCTCGGGCCGATTGGTAACCGGCCTTACAGAGTGCAATGGCATAAGGGCGCTTGACTGGGAGGCAGACATGCCGAGCAGGCAGGAAACTGGGGCATAGTGATCCGGCGGATCCGTATGGAAGGTCCGTCGCTCAAAGGATAAAAGGTACTCCGGGGATAACAGGCTGATCCCCCCCAAGAGCTCATATCGACGGGGTGGTTTGGCACCTCGATGTCGGCTCGTCACATCCTGGGGCTGGAGAAGGTCCCAAGGGTTGGGCTGTTCGCCCATTAAAGTGGCACGCGAGCTGGGTTCAGAACGTCGTGAGACAGTTCGGTCTCTATCTATCGTGGGCGTGGGAGTCTTGAGTGGACCGGTCACTAGTACGAGAGGACCGTGATTGACCGACCTCCGGTCTGCCGGTTGTACCGCCAGGTGCACCGCCGGGTATCCGCGTCGGGTTCGGATAAGCGCTGAAAGCATCTAAGTGCGAAGCCGGCCACAAGATTAGGGCTCCATATAGGGTCGTCGCAGACTACGACGTTGATAGGGTGCAGGTGTAAAGACGGTGACGTCAAAGCCGAGCACTACTAATTGCCCGAATGGTTTCTCCGATTGGCGCTTACTTTCAACTGTATCTTCAGTCTTTGTGTTGATATGTCATAACCTATATTAAGGTGGTTATTGCAGCGGGGTCCCACCTCTTCCCATTCCGAACAGAGAAGTTAAGCCCGCCTGCGCCGATGGTACTGCAATGCAATGCGGGAGAGTAGGAGGCCGCCGTCTTTTTTGAGAAAGCCCTGTTTCAGAAATGAGACAGGGCTTTTCTGTTGTTGGTTATTTTTATTTGTTTCTTTTATTTGTTCCTTTCATCGACTTTTATTAACTTTGCTCCTAAATTTTACATAAGTGTTTGCTTAACTTTGGTCATTAGTAATTAGTATTCATAGTAGGCAAGAGGTCCGAAAGCCTCGTTGCATACTATAAGTGAATCGTTGCAGTCTTGGTGCTTGTCGTGGATATGGCCATTACGATGTGAACAAGCTATGAATGGTTTGCGATCTGGTTAGAAGTCTGGTTTAAAAGCAATGGCACAGCCAACCACGCATGGATTTGTCTCAATAATCTTGCGACAGAAAGCATACATTGTGTCGGGTCTGTTGAGTAGTTTGTGGAAATTATAGTAAGAATTCCCTGCAGTCTGTTCAATACTGAGCATGATATTGTCAACATTCACCATGGCACCTTCAAGCGTTTGAGAAGCACGGTGCAGTGCATCCTCGTTTGCATCTCTTTTTGATACGTAGAACATGATGAGCAAAAAGAATTGCCGCCGTAGTTACCATCAGACTGAGGCGCAGAGACAGGTTCTTTCTGCAATATCTTGTGGGCATTAACAATAAGTTAGTCCAATTGATCATATTACCATTCTGCTTGAATAGGCAAATTTAGTTTTTATGTGAAATTTAAAGTTTCTGCAAAGTTACCACTTTTTTCTGAATAGCACAATTCTTTGAGTGCTTTTCTATCGTATGATTGTCTAACAGATATGTAGAAAAAGATAAATTGTTTTCCATAAATAGCCTTTTGTGTTCCAAGTAAAAAGTGTACCTTTGCACCATCTAAAACATTATTACTTGAGAAATGATCAACCTGAATTCTATGAAACTAACGTTGTTGTGGATATTTGCATTAGCTTCAATTTCAGCCAATGCTCAGCAAGGTGCTCAGATGGTAAAGTCTGTGGCATGGGATAAACAGAGCCTGCTGATAGACGGACGGAGGGTATGTCCAGTGATGGGCGAAGTGCACTACAGCCGTATTCCTGCCAATGAATGGCAGCGTGAGGTAAAGAAAATGAAAGAGGGTGGAGTGACTATACTAGCTACCTATGTGTTTTGGAACCATATAGAAGAGGAAGAAGGCATTTTTCGTTGGGATGGTCAGCGAAACCTTAGACAATTCCTTGAAGTCTGTCAACAGGAGGAGATGCCCGTGATACTACGTATAGGTCCGTTCTGCCATGGAGAAGTGAGAAACGGCGGTATGCCTGACTGGCTGTGGAGTAAAGACTTGAGAATGCGCAGTATGCAACCAGCATTCCTCGTCTGTGTGGAACGACTCTACCGACAGATTTTTACTCAAGTACAAGGACTACAATGGAAAGATGGCGGTCCAGTCATAGCCTGCCAATTCGACAACGAATATCGTGGCTCGGGTGACTACCTGATGGCTTTGAAGCGCATCGCCAACAACATAGGGTTCGACCTGCCTTTCTATACCAGGACCGGATGGCCAGAATTGTCAAAGCCCGTACCCTTTGGAGAGATGATTCCTCTTTATGGTGACTATGCCGATGGCTTCTGGGATAAAGAGGTGAAAGAAGGAGTGGGTAACTATTACAAGGCATTCCAGTTTAAGGAGAGTGAAAAACCGGCCACTGCTATGGGCGAAGCTCCATCAACTACCATCGAGGGTACTTCCTTATCGCAGAATCAGACAGCCTCTGCAGAGACGGAAAAGGGAACTGCTTATCCTTACTTCACCTGTGAACTGGGAGGAGGCATGGCAACAGCCTATCATCGCCGTCCGTTCCTCTATCCCGAGGATGCCTATTCGATGGCATTGGTTAAACTGGGATCAGGGTCGAATCTTCTGGGCTACTATATGTATCACGGTGGTACCAATCCGGAAGGAAAACTGCACACCTTGAACGAAGTACAGACATCACCAGGAACAGCCAATAACGATCTTCCTGTGGTAACCTATGATTTTCAAGCTCCGTTAGGTGAGTTTGGACAGCGCTATGCCCACTACTATAAACTTCGCCCGTTACACTTGTTTATGCAGGATTATGGCGAACAGTTGGCTACGATGGAGGCTCATTTCCCAACTCCTCAAAATTTAAAGAAAGGCGATGATGGATTCCTTCGTTGGTCGGTAAGAACCAATCACGCTTCTTCAAAAGAAGAAAAAAATGGCGCTTTTATTTTTGTGAACAACTATGAACGTTTCTGCCAGTTGTCAGCAAAGAAAAATGTACAATTGGAGGCCGGAGGAGTAAAACTGCCTAAAATGACTATCCCTTCAGGTACAATGGCCATTTTCCCTGTGAATATCGATGGTATCAGTTATGCAACGGCTCAGCTGGTGGCTAAGCGCGAGGGGAAGATCATTATGATGCAGATACCTGGCATTCCCACAACTATTTGTCTTCAGAACGGCAAGATACTGAAGAATGTGAAGGCCAAGGGAATGGCAAAACCTGTCTGTGACAATATCTACTTACTTACTCAGCAAGAGGCAGAATATTTTGGGTTGAATGAACAGCAAGCAACAGACGCTGAACAGATAGCGTTGAATTGCGTTAAAGTAAGAGAGCCCGGCCCACTTCGCAAGATAGTGAAGGGTAGGGCAGAAGTGGCTGAAGCACCCTCAGAACACGACTGGGATAATGCTGCAGTGTATAGCATAAAACTGCCAAATCAAAACGCATCACTATTGCGTATTACCTATCGTGGTGACTGTGCACGTCTGTATGCAGGAGGAAAATTAGTGGCAGACAACTTCTACTATGGCCGACCGTTCTACTATGCACTATGGAGACTGGCAGAACCAGTGAAAGAACTGGAACTGCGCATCCTTCCTCTGCAGCCAGAGGCTCCAATCTACCTGCCAAGAGAGGCAGATACAAGAGCGGGAGAAGAAGTAATGAAAATAGAAATCGTTAACCAAGAATAATTATGAAAAAAATACTTTTAGCATTCTATATGACTTGTGTCCTGTGTGTACAAGGGCAACAAATCATCTCATTGGAAGGCGCATGGGACTTTCTTCAGGGTGATCCTATAGGCTACAGCGGAGGGGTACCCTCCTGTTATAACGACTATGTTATGCTGCCAGGTTCAATGCTCACTAACGGAAAGGGTGACCCCGTAAGCGTAAAAACCCAGTGGACTGGTTCTCTTTACGATTCGAGCTTCTTCTTCAATCCCTATATGGAGAAATATAGAAAGGAGCAAATAGCAAATACAATGGGGCAACAGGATAATACAATGAAGTTTCCATTCTTTCTTACTCCCGATCGCCACTATGTTGGTGCTGCATGGTATCATCGCTCTGTCTATGTTCCCAAAGCATGGAACGATCAGCGCATCACCCTTTTCCTGGAACGCCCCCATATTGAAACGAAGGTGTATGTAAATGGTCATGAAGTGGGTAGACAGATGAGTCTGTCGACCCCTCATCGGTATGATGTGACGAAATATATATTACTTGGCGAGAAAAACGACATCAGTATTCGTGTATATAATGGCATAGAAAATGTATGCGTAGGACAGGATTCGCATAGCGTGACCGATCAGACGCAAGGTAACTGGAACGGTATTGTCGGGCGCATTGAACTACAGGGACAATGGAAGAAGTTATACATCAAGAAAGTGCGTATTGTGCCGAATGTAGAGAAACAAAGTTGTGAAGTGGAGGTTGAATTGAAAAACGACTTCAAAGGTATTCGTGTGTTGCCCATGAACGAATATATGGTGTCACTGCGTGTGCGCCCATTGAAGCCTGGTACAGGTCCATATATTGCCAATGAGATGCGTCAGGCTTATAGCAGCAAAGAACGTTTCATAGTGAATTTGGGCAAGAACATGCAACTGTGGGACGAGTTTTCCCCCCAATTGTATCAATTGACCGTTGAAGCTGGCGATGATGTCTATGAGACAACCTTCGGAATGCGAGACATTAAGACCAATGGACGGCAGTTGTCCATTAATGGGCGCCCCCTCTTCCTTCGAGGAACAGTGGAGAACTGCTGTTTTCCATTGACAGGCTATCCACCTACCAGTGAGCAGGAATGGCTGCATGTGTTCAGAAAATGCAAAGAATATGGACTGAACCACGTTCGTTTCCATAGTTATTGTCCGCCAGAGGCAGCCTTTGCTGCAGCAGACCGTGTGGGCATCTATCTGCAACCTGAAGGACCGTCATGGCCAAACCATGGAGTGAAACTGCACAGAGGTATGAAGATAGACCAGTACTTACTGGAAGAATCGAAACGTATTATAGATGAATACGGTCATCACCCTTCATTCGTGATGATGGCTGCTGGCAACGAACCTGCTGGCGACTGGGTGGCTTATTGTAATGACTGGGTGAAGAAAATGAAGAAATACGATCCTACTAAGATATATGCCGGCGCATCTGTAGGTGGAGGATGGGCCTGGGATGACGGCTCAGAATACCATGTGAAAGGTGGTGCCAGAGGGCTCGATGAATGGAATAGAAAGGCTCCAAGCAGTGATGATGATTACTATAAAGGAATTGAATATCCGCGTAATTATAAAGTAGTTACGGATGAAAATGGGAATGCGGTCCCAAACCATTCGCCTATCATTACTCACGAGAAAGGACAGTGGTGCGCATTTCCCGACTTCAACGAAATTCCTCAATATACCGGTGTGTATAAGGCAAAGAATTTTGAAGTGTTCCGCGACTTGCTTCGTGATAATGGTATGGAAGGTATGGGACCAAAATTTCTGCAGGCTAGTGGAAAACTTCAGACCCTATGCTATAAGTATGAGATAGAACGAAATTTGCGAACCAAAGACTATGCTGGTTTTCAACTCTTAGGACTGAATGACTATAGCGGACAGGGAACTGCCTTGGTAGGTGTGCTCAACGTGTTTTGGCGTGAGAAAGGATATTGTACGGCGGCAGATTGGCGAGAATTTTGTTCAGTCCTGGTACCTTTGGCTCGTTTTCCAAAGTTTGTCTATTCCAATAAAGACACCCTGCGCGTACCAGTAGAGGCATACAACGCTTATAGCATGCCCATCACAGGAGTGAACGCTACGTACAGTATTACTGATGAGAAAGGCAGACTGGTAAAAAATGGAATACTCTTTACAGGTATGTTGCCGGTCGGAAAGAATATCCCCTTGGGCACTGTGCAGATGGCGTTGGATGGTATTCAGAAACCGACCAAAATGATCCTTGCCGTTCAGTTGTCAGGACTAATGCAGAATCATTGGGAGTTCTGGGTATATCCTAGTACCTTTAAACAAGTGTCGAATTTCAAAGATCAAGGCGTGTATGTTGCTGATTCACTTGATGCCAAAGCAGAGAAAGTGCTAAGAAAAGGAGGAATGGTGCTGCTGACAGCTGCAGGTAAGGTGAAACTGGGCAGTGACGTAAAGCAAAACTACCTGCCAGTATTCTGGAACACCAGTTGGTTCAAGATGCGCCCACCACACACCACTGGTGCTTATATAAACCAAAAGCACCCACTGTTTAAATACGATTTTCCAACAGATGATTGGAGCAATCTAAACTGGTGGGAACTGCTGAATAAGGCACAGGTGATGAATCTCATGGAGCTTCCACGTGACTATCAGTCACCTATACAGCCTATTGACACCTGGCATGTGTCGCGAAAGTTGGGTATGCTCATAGAAGCAAGAGTAGGAAAAGGCCGATTACTGATGACCACGATGGATATCACCAACAACTTGGAACATCGACTGGTGGCATGCCAGATGAGACAGGCCATTCTAAACTATATGAAGAGTGACGACTTTCAGCCACAACTGCAGTTGGATATGGAAATCATACGCCATTTCTATACCCGTCAGGCTCCTGCCGTGAATATGTTTACAAACGATTCTCCAGACGAACTGAAACCGAAAATAAAATAGGTAGAATCAGCGTATTAACAACTGAAGAAACTGTTTGCTGTGAATAATGGCAGGACAATTATTCACTTTTCTTACCAAACAGTTTCTTCAGTCTTTTTACTCCCTCTACGCCAAGGATAGTCAGTCCGCCATACTGAAAGGTCTTTGCCATGCCAAAGAGGATGAACCAGAGTACGCCTTTAGCTTCAACACTGATAGGCAGTGCCATCTGAGCGAAGGAGAGTATGTAACAAGGGATACAAAGCAGTAACACTATTACACCAGTGCGGAATGATAATCCTGAGAGCCACTGCTTACATCTTAGTAATAATTCTTTCATACAATCTTTTTCGTGTTAGCGCATGCAAAGGTAAGAAAAAATTTGGGGATGACCAAAAGTTGTCGTATCTTTGCATTCCGTTAACAAACAACAAACACAAATAATTTATGGACTACAAAAGAGTTTTTGAAACCATGGTGAGTGAGACAGAGAAATACCTCACTACCAACAACCTGAAGACAATGGTGCTGGGACTTTCCGGCGGCATTGACTCGACTGTTACAGCTGCCATCTGCCATGAGGTGGTGAAAAGAAATCCGGAGGAAGAACTTAAATTTATTGGCGTTAGTCTGCCTTGCTCCACAAATAGTGTAGAGGAGAACGACTCAGCCTATATGGCTATGAAGGCTTTCTGCGATGAGTATTGGGTGGAAAACCTGCAGAAGGAGTATCTGCTAATGCGTGCCACTTGCGAGCAACACTATGCTTCGACCCATCTGTCGCAGGGAAATATCAAGGCTCGCCTTCGCATGATATATCTTTACAATATTGCTTCAGTGACAGGAGGAATGGTAATGGATACCGACAACCTGACGGAACACTATCTGGGCTTTTGGACTATTCATGGCGATGTGGCTGACTATAACCCTATAGGCGGACTGTGGAAACATGAGGTGTACAATCTGTGTAAATATCTGTTTGAAGAGGTTTATACTGACGAAACACAGGCTCCTTACAAAGCTTTGCGTGCAGCCTATGGTATCACTCCTACTGATGGTAATGGTGTGGCAGCAGGTGGAGATATGGCACAGATAGCTCCAGGACATACCTATGAGGAAGTGGACGATATACTGAAAAGCTACATTCAGACCAAAGATAATGCTGAACACTGTGAGCAGGAACTGGCTCGACTGAACAAGGCATATGGTGCGGAAACTGTAGAACGTGTATTGAAGCGTCATCGCAACTCAGAGTTCAAACGTAAACGTCTGCCTATTGCTATTGAAAGAGGCCTGTATGCAGATTAGAAATAAATATGGACAAGCGTAATGAGCGTTTGTCCATATTTTTTTATTCCCTCAAAAATAGGAAGTTGCTATATTATTTCCCTAAGAAATGGGATGTGAGATAGTCGTTGAACTGTTCCTTGTAGTTGTCGCCAATAGGGAGAAATGTATCAGTGTCCATAATGATGCGATTCTTGTTGACCTCCTGTACCATGTCTAGATTGACTATATAAGAACGGTGGATTCTCATGAAATTCTTTGGAAGGAAATCTTCCATCTTTTTCATCGAAAGAAGAGTGATGACTGGTTTAGGCTGATTGGCCAGGTAGATTTTCAAATACTCGCTCATACCCTCAATGTACCGAATGTCAGAGAGAGTGATACGAATGGTTTTGTAGTCTGTTTTGATGAAGATTGACTCAGAGGACTCACCTACAGTATTAACAGGCTCATTACTGCTAATTCCCTGTTGAGTATGAACAGATGACAACCTTTCTTTGATTTTCATTGCAGCTCTTTGGAAATCTGTAAATCCGAAAGGTTTCAACAAGTAGTCGATGGCATCAACCTTATAGCCCTCGATGGCATACTCACTATAGGCCGTAGTGAAAACAATGAGCGGACGTACGGGCAGTTGTTTGACGAAGTCCATCCCTGATAGATCTGGCATGTTGATATCGCAGAAAATGGCATCAACAGGCTCACAATCCATTATCTCACGTGCCTCAATCGCGCTCTGACACTGGGCTGTTAGTTCAAAAAATGGTATTTTGCTGATGTAAGTGACCAACTGTTGAAGGGCCAGTGGTTCATCGTCAATGGCAAGTACTCTGATCATCTGCTAGTTTCCTTAGTGGTTAGTAAGAATGTTTTCAACATTATAACGGGATTTCAAGAAGAATATTATAAGCATCTGCTTGCTCATCGATGTTCAAATGGTAGCGATTGCCATAGATGAGTTGCAGTCGGCGTGTCACATTCTTCAAGCCTACACCACCTTCAGAAGCTGCCGTATTAGTCTTTTTCTCCGTCTTACTGTTGCGACAACTGAAGAGCAGACGGGGACCTTCTGTCTGCAATTGTATGTCGATAAACGAAGGTTGCTTGTAGCTGACACCATGCTTGAAGGCATTCTCCACAAAGGTGATGAAAATCATGGGAGGAATTTGGAAGTCGGGCAAATGGTCGGGTAGTGTGACAGTGATAGCCACCTTGTCGGTATAACGTAGTCGCATCAGTCGGATGTAACTGTTTAGGAAATCAATGTCACGGGCCAAAGGAACCACCTGCTGAGAACCCTCATAGAGTGCATAACGCATAATCTTAGATAACTCTACAATATTCTCCTTAGCCCGTTCGCTGTCAATGTCAACAAGGGCATGGATATTATTGAGCGTGTTCATCAGAAAATGAGGGTTGATCTGATAGCGCAGATACTCCAGTTGCTGCTTGAGATTCTCTTTCTCTAGTTCCTTCATTCTCGACAGGTCGTCACGCTGCTTGAAATAGAGCTTCACCCCGACATTCATGCCCAGCATCATGATAAGCATAACTGTGGAAATGAAATCCCTCTGGCCGAAGAAGAACGGCGGCTTGTCAATATGATGGAGACGAGGGCGCCTGTGGTCGTCATGTTCTTCAAACCTGTTACGCTCGAAATTTTCCGTTCGCTCTGGGAAATGCCTTTTGTGAGGATGTTCGGGCTTGTTTGCGCATTGAAGTACTATAAAGCAAGAAATGAGCACTACGATGCAGGAGAAATAGAGCACCTTTCGCTGCTTATAGACGAGTAGGGGAGCTAGTAGAATATTGTGGACGAGGAAAGCCAGAAAGAGGTTGAAGGTATGCAGCCATACATTGAACAGCTCGTGCCAGGGGTATGTATCTGTATTGCTGTGATGGAACGCAATACTGATGAGGGGTGCTAAGAACATTGCTATCCATAGCATCACATAGACGAGTATCTCTTGTTTGTGAACAATGCGCAGTTGCATACAATCTTTTACTTACCGATAACCTTGATGGCTTTTCCTTCTTTTCTGATGATAAACAGACCTTTACCTGTGGCAGCATTCGCTTTAAGTTGACGTCCTTTGAGGTCGTAAACGGCAGCAGAGTTGGCAGCAGAAGCCTGGCTGACCGTCTGAATGTCTGTATAAGTCTCAGTATCGTCTGTATTGAAATTGCGTGTTCCACCGCTGTAAGTAATAGATCCATCGGTCTTGATAGCTTTTCCCTGATAATCACTAATAGTCAGTGTACCGGCAGTCATATAGAAATTGCCGGTATTCTCTTCTTCATGCTCAGTGGTGATGGAAGTGGCGGGATCACTGCTCAGCTCAACCTGAATACCATCATCACCAGCTCCATTGAGAGATATGTTACCACTCTCCAAAAGGAAATATTCCTTACAGTGGATAGCATCTTTGATGGAAGTGTTCACATTGAGTGTCATATTCTTGATCTCCAGATATTCTTTGCTATATATACCATGCTTAGAATTGCCAACGATGTTCAGGGTTCCCTTTCCCTTCATCTTGGTATGTCCTTTGATGTGCAGACAGCCATTGTATGTCTCGTTTGCACCATCAGTCAGCGTGTTGACCGTTCCCTTCTGAGCACTGACAGCAATGCGTTTGCCATTCTGAATGTTGATGGCAGGACCGCTGGGATTGGTTAGTGTGAGACCATTCAACTCGACTGTACACTTGAAGGCACCTTCCATGTAGAACTCGCCATCGTTGGATGAACCAGAAAGTGAATAGATGATTTCACCGTCTTCGTTGTCGAGCGTGGCATCGATGCCTTCGAAGGCTTCGCTCTGCTTGATGATAACGTGAGAGGAGCTACCACTCGTAACCGTTACATAGCTACTGATGTTGGAAGCTACGCTGACAGTTGCAGTTGTACCATTGTAAATAATCTCAACCGTGTTCTTGTTAATGGCAAAAGTTGAGATCAGACTGGTCATAAAGACTGCAAAGCTAAGTAGAATTTTTTTCATATTGTTTATACTATTAATAGTTATTGTTTTCTTATTTAATAATGGGCAAAGATACATGAAGATGCCTTGTTTCTCAAATACATTCAACGAATGGTTCGTTCTTTTCTGTGAAAATAGGCAAAAATCGGCACAAAAGTAGAAAATAAAGTTGAAATGCACAAAAAATGTCTGCTATCTTTTGGAGAATCATTATTATTTTGTTATTTTTGTGGCACTAATGAACTGAAAATGACTATAAATGCCATGATTAGAAATAGCATAAAAACTAAAGTTGTCGGAGTGGATGTCGGTTGCGAGCAGACCGTGTTTGCTATTGTCGATGTTCGAGGCAATATATTGACAAAGGAAAGCTTCCCTATGAGTGCGATGAGTAATCTGAATAAGTTTATCTCAGTTATGTGTGAGCGACTTACCACGATGATTGAACAGAATGGGGGCTTACAGAGTATTCGCTCTATAGGAGTCAGCACTCCTAACGGCAACTTTTTGACTGGCAATATAGAGAATGCAGCTAATCTACCTTGGAAAGGGGTTGTCCCGTTAGCCGCAATGATGCGTGATCGTCTGGGGTTAGCAGTCTCCGTAGCCAACGATGCCCATGCCCGTGCTTTAGGTGAATGGACTTATGGATGCGCTCATGGAATGAAGGATTTTATTTTCGTATCAATAGGTCATGGGCTTGGCAGCTGTTTATTTTCTAATGGGCATGTTCACTTAGGTAATGATGGTTTCGCAGGCGAATTGGGACATTGTTATGCCTTTGCAGGTAATCGTAAATGTTCTTGTGGAAACTATGGTTGTTTGGAAGCCTATTGCGCTACGAATGGTATTATACAAACGGCCAAGGAATTAATGGAAGGAACTGATAGACCATCACTGATGCGTGGCGTAGAAGAGTTGACGCCAGAATTGATTCAGCAGTTTTGTGAACAGGGTGATGAACTGGCAATAGATGTTTATCGTCGTACAGGTTTCATATTGGGGCATGTGCTGGCCAATTATGCTTCTGTGTCCAACCCGGAAGCAATCATCCTTGCAGGAGGCATTGTCAAAGCTGGTAAATGGCTTATTGAACCTGCGAATGAGTCTTTTGAGCAGCATGTGTTTCATAATATTGAGAATAAGGTAAAAATAATGCCTTCACTGTTGAATCATGAAGAGCGGAATGTTCTGGGGGCCAGTGCATTGGCTTGGAGTGTGAAGGAATATTCCTTATTCAAGTAATCACATAATCAGACATGTAACCATGGAAGAGAATGTAAAAAGTCGCGTAGTAGGTGTTGATATCAGCGTAAAACGTACCACAATGGCTATTGTGGACATTCGTGGTAATATTATTGCTAAAGATCATTTTCCTACCAGCGATTATCCCAACGTTAATGAATTCGTTTCAGTATTGAGCGAGAAAATTATAATGCTCACTGAAGCTAACGGCGGATATGATAAGATACGCTCTATAGGTATGAGTGCGCCAAGTGCCAATTTCCTGACGGGATGTATTGAAAATGCAGCTAACCTGCCTTGGAAAGGAGTTATTCCATTGGCAGCAATGCTTCGAGACCAAATGGGAATCGCCGTGGCCTTGGCCAATGATGCTCATGTGACTGCATTGGGTGAGTACTCCTATGGCAGTGCTCATGGAATGAGTAATTTTATCATAATCACTTTGGGACATGGAATTGGCAGTTGCGTTTTCTCAGATGGAAAAGCTCATCTGGGAGCTGATGGGTTTGCTGGTGAGATAGGCCATATTTGTATTGAACATGATGGATGGTCGTGTGGTTGTGGCCGTAAAGGTTGCCTAGAAGCTTATTGTGCTCATAATGGAATTGTGCGTACAGCCAACGATTTATTAGCAAGCACTGATAAACCTTCTTTGATGAGGCAGTTGGATGATATTACTCCACGTACTATCTCAGATTGTTGTGCTGCCGGTGATGAATTGGCTATTGAAGTTTATCGTTTGGTAGGTGAGCGTCTGGGTGGGGCAATGGCTGGTTTTGCAACGCTCTTTGATCCCGAGGCAATCATCTTTACTGGTGGCATAGCCAATGCTGGCGACTGGTTGTTCAAACCTGCTCATGAGGCATTTGAATGTCATGTGTTCCGT
The sequence above is a segment of the Prevotella sp. E9-3 genome. Coding sequences within it:
- the nadE gene encoding NAD(+) synthase, with translation MDYKRVFETMVSETEKYLTTNNLKTMVLGLSGGIDSTVTAAICHEVVKRNPEEELKFIGVSLPCSTNSVEENDSAYMAMKAFCDEYWVENLQKEYLLMRATCEQHYASTHLSQGNIKARLRMIYLYNIASVTGGMVMDTDNLTEHYLGFWTIHGDVADYNPIGGLWKHEVYNLCKYLFEEVYTDETQAPYKALRAAYGITPTDGNGVAAGGDMAQIAPGHTYEEVDDILKSYIQTKDNAEHCEQELARLNKAYGAETVERVLKRHRNSEFKRKRLPIAIERGLYAD
- a CDS encoding LytTR family DNA-binding domain-containing protein, producing the protein MIRVLAIDDEPLALQQLVTYISKIPFFELTAQCQSAIEAREIMDCEPVDAIFCDINMPDLSGMDFVKQLPVRPLIVFTTAYSEYAIEGYKVDAIDYLLKPFGFTDFQRAAMKIKERLSSVHTQQGISSNEPVNTVGESSESIFIKTDYKTIRITLSDIRYIEGMSEYLKIYLANQPKPVITLLSMKKMEDFLPKNFMRIHRSYIVNLDMVQEVNKNRIIMDTDTFLPIGDNYKEQFNDYLTSHFLGK
- a CDS encoding sugar-binding domain-containing protein; amino-acid sequence: MKKILLAFYMTCVLCVQGQQIISLEGAWDFLQGDPIGYSGGVPSCYNDYVMLPGSMLTNGKGDPVSVKTQWTGSLYDSSFFFNPYMEKYRKEQIANTMGQQDNTMKFPFFLTPDRHYVGAAWYHRSVYVPKAWNDQRITLFLERPHIETKVYVNGHEVGRQMSLSTPHRYDVTKYILLGEKNDISIRVYNGIENVCVGQDSHSVTDQTQGNWNGIVGRIELQGQWKKLYIKKVRIVPNVEKQSCEVEVELKNDFKGIRVLPMNEYMVSLRVRPLKPGTGPYIANEMRQAYSSKERFIVNLGKNMQLWDEFSPQLYQLTVEAGDDVYETTFGMRDIKTNGRQLSINGRPLFLRGTVENCCFPLTGYPPTSEQEWLHVFRKCKEYGLNHVRFHSYCPPEAAFAAADRVGIYLQPEGPSWPNHGVKLHRGMKIDQYLLEESKRIIDEYGHHPSFVMMAAGNEPAGDWVAYCNDWVKKMKKYDPTKIYAGASVGGGWAWDDGSEYHVKGGARGLDEWNRKAPSSDDDYYKGIEYPRNYKVVTDENGNAVPNHSPIITHEKGQWCAFPDFNEIPQYTGVYKAKNFEVFRDLLRDNGMEGMGPKFLQASGKLQTLCYKYEIERNLRTKDYAGFQLLGLNDYSGQGTALVGVLNVFWREKGYCTAADWREFCSVLVPLARFPKFVYSNKDTLRVPVEAYNAYSMPITGVNATYSITDEKGRLVKNGILFTGMLPVGKNIPLGTVQMALDGIQKPTKMILAVQLSGLMQNHWEFWVYPSTFKQVSNFKDQGVYVADSLDAKAEKVLRKGGMVLLTAAGKVKLGSDVKQNYLPVFWNTSWFKMRPPHTTGAYINQKHPLFKYDFPTDDWSNLNWWELLNKAQVMNLMELPRDYQSPIQPIDTWHVSRKLGMLIEARVGKGRLLMTTMDITNNLEHRLVACQMRQAILNYMKSDDFQPQLQLDMEIIRHFYTRQAPAVNMFTNDSPDELKPKIK
- a CDS encoding beta-galactosidase, which produces MKLTLLWIFALASISANAQQGAQMVKSVAWDKQSLLIDGRRVCPVMGEVHYSRIPANEWQREVKKMKEGGVTILATYVFWNHIEEEEGIFRWDGQRNLRQFLEVCQQEEMPVILRIGPFCHGEVRNGGMPDWLWSKDLRMRSMQPAFLVCVERLYRQIFTQVQGLQWKDGGPVIACQFDNEYRGSGDYLMALKRIANNIGFDLPFYTRTGWPELSKPVPFGEMIPLYGDYADGFWDKEVKEGVGNYYKAFQFKESEKPATAMGEAPSTTIEGTSLSQNQTASAETEKGTAYPYFTCELGGGMATAYHRRPFLYPEDAYSMALVKLGSGSNLLGYYMYHGGTNPEGKLHTLNEVQTSPGTANNDLPVVTYDFQAPLGEFGQRYAHYYKLRPLHLFMQDYGEQLATMEAHFPTPQNLKKGDDGFLRWSVRTNHASSKEEKNGAFIFVNNYERFCQLSAKKNVQLEAGGVKLPKMTIPSGTMAIFPVNIDGISYATAQLVAKREGKIIMMQIPGIPTTICLQNGKILKNVKAKGMAKPVCDNIYLLTQQEAEYFGLNEQQATDAEQIALNCVKVREPGPLRKIVKGRAEVAEAPSEHDWDNAAVYSIKLPNQNASLLRITYRGDCARLYAGGKLVADNFYYGRPFYYALWRLAEPVKELELRILPLQPEAPIYLPREADTRAGEEVMKIEIVNQE